In Melioribacteraceae bacterium, the sequence GTCGTTTGCAACCCGGAAGCATTGGTAATTTTTTTCAATTCCTTACCGGAGTATTTTGCGAGTGGCGCGAAATCCCCCTGGTACCCTTTCGGACTGCACCATTCTACGTTCTCATAACCATAGCCTGCCAAACGTTTCATTGTCTCTTCCGGCTGCTGCCCGATCACGTCCCGGAATACATAGGACTGAAAGCCAATCGGCATATTAATGCCTTTGCTGCGCGACATGGCAGTGAGGACATTGGGAATGGAAGCGAGGAACCCGGAAGCGGCGAGTCCGGCGGCGGCATTGCCTAAAAAGGATCTTCTGTTCATAATAATCGTTTGATATACACGTGTATAAAATTGTACGGCGGCAACCTGGACAACTACCCATAGTGATCAACCGCGTTTAATATTGGCAAAAGTTAGCCTTGAACCATAACCAAATTAATGAAAAAAAGCTGAAGTTTGTACTTTAGCCCAATAACGCAAAACCCTTGTTAGGGGTCGTTGTTTATTACCAGGGTATTTCTCCCGTTTCAGGATTATTTTCTTCACTAAAGAATTTTCCGGTTGGTCCGCTTTTGTCAATCAGGGCGTATTTTATAATACGTTTCCCGGCATCTTCTAAAGTCCCTGTACCCCTGTGTCCGTTGAAATCGGTTTTTGTAAATCCCGGACAAACAGCATTT encodes:
- a CDS encoding twin-arginine translocation signal domain-containing protein gives rise to the protein MNRRSFLGNAAAGLAASGFLASIPNVLTAMSRSKGINMPIGFQSYVFRDVIGQQPEETMKRLAGYGYENVEWCSPKGYQGDFAPLAKYSGKELKKITNASGLQTT